The following proteins come from a genomic window of Corynebacterium sp. P4-C1:
- the mtrA gene encoding MtrAB system response regulator MtrA, with the protein MMPKILVVDDDPAISEMLTIVLEAEGFEAKPVVDGLEAIPAFRSYQPDLILLDLMLPGMSGVDICKEIRKESNLPIVMLTAKTDTVDVVLGLESGADDYITKPFKPRELIARIRARLRQTNEEPSEILEIGDLTIDVPQHIVTRGETEINLTPLEFDLLVELARKPQQVHTREELLESVWGYRNASDTRLVNVHVQRLRSKIEHDPENPEIVLTVRGVGYKTGRSGV; encoded by the coding sequence ATGATGCCCAAGATCCTCGTCGTGGACGATGACCCCGCCATCTCCGAGATGCTGACAATTGTGCTGGAGGCGGAGGGATTCGAAGCCAAGCCTGTCGTCGACGGGCTCGAGGCCATCCCCGCTTTCCGCAGCTACCAGCCGGACCTGATCCTGCTGGACCTGATGCTGCCGGGCATGAGCGGCGTGGACATCTGCAAGGAGATCCGCAAGGAATCCAACCTGCCGATCGTCATGCTCACCGCCAAGACGGACACCGTCGACGTTGTTCTGGGCCTCGAATCCGGCGCGGACGACTACATCACCAAGCCGTTCAAGCCGCGCGAGCTCATCGCACGCATCCGCGCGCGCCTGCGCCAGACCAACGAGGAGCCTAGCGAGATCCTGGAGATCGGGGACCTCACCATCGATGTGCCGCAGCACATCGTCACCCGCGGCGAGACCGAGATCAACCTCACCCCGCTCGAATTCGACCTGCTGGTGGAGCTGGCGCGTAAGCCGCAGCAGGTGCACACCCGCGAGGAACTCCTCGAATCGGTGTGGGGCTACCGAAACGCTTCCGACACCCGCTTGGTCAACGTCCATGTGCAGCGCCTGCGCTCTAAGATCGAGCATGACCCGGAAAACCCCGAGATCGTCCTCACTGTGCGCGGCGTGGGCTACAAGACTGGACGGTCGGGGGTGTAA
- a CDS encoding dTMP kinase: MIIALEGIDGAGKHTLVQKLIRELAAADGIDSVATMSFPRYNESLHAQLAADALHGKMGDLTESAHGMAVMFALDRYGAKEELGLWAASISDVLLLDRYVASNAAYTSARTGRIDDRAWVAELEFDRLGLPRPDLQVLVDTAPETARERAAKRESLDASRTRDRYERDTSLQDATFAAYEDMARTSWEGRWIRATEAAPIIQAVKAH; the protein is encoded by the coding sequence ATGATCATTGCTCTCGAAGGGATCGACGGAGCGGGCAAGCACACACTGGTCCAGAAGCTGATCCGCGAACTAGCGGCCGCCGACGGGATCGACAGTGTGGCGACCATGTCGTTTCCGCGCTACAACGAGTCCCTCCACGCCCAGCTCGCCGCTGACGCGCTGCACGGGAAAATGGGTGATCTCACCGAATCCGCCCACGGCATGGCAGTCATGTTCGCCCTCGACCGGTACGGGGCGAAAGAGGAGTTGGGGCTCTGGGCAGCGTCGATAAGCGATGTGCTCCTGCTCGACCGCTATGTCGCCTCGAATGCGGCGTACACGTCGGCGCGCACGGGGCGTATCGACGACCGCGCGTGGGTCGCCGAGCTCGAATTCGACCGGCTCGGCCTGCCACGGCCGGACCTGCAAGTCCTCGTGGACACCGCGCCGGAGACCGCCCGCGAACGCGCCGCGAAACGCGAAAGCCTCGACGCCTCGCGCACCCGCGACCGCTACGAACGCGACACCAGCCTGCAGGACGCGACGTTCGCCGCCTACGAGGACATGGCGCGCACCAGCTGGGAGGGCCGGTGGATCCGCGCGACCGAGGCAGCACCTATCATTCAAGCTGTAAAGGCCCATTAG
- the ahcY gene encoding adenosylhomocysteinase, translating into MNQDASQDFKVAELSLHEAGRKQIDLAEHEMPGLMQLRREYAEEQPLAGARIAGAIHMTTQTAVLIETLTALGAEVRWASCNIFSTEDPAAAAIVVGKDGTPEDPKGVPVFAWKGETLDEYWWCMKQIFSWGERDGAKIYPNMILDDGGDATMAVIKGAEFENAGAVPSASDTDSDEQVAFFAMLRETLAEDASKWTETAKNVKGVTEETTTGVHRLYHFANEGTLPFPAMNVNDAVTKSKFDNRYGTRHSVIDGLNRGTDMLIGGKKALVCGYGDVGKGVAEALDGQGAVVSVTEADPINALQALMDGYNVVTVDDAIADADIIITATGNLGIITFDDMLKMKDHAVLGNIGHFDNEIDMASLLHREDVTRLNIKPQVDLFTLPSGNSIIVLSEGRLLNLGNATGHPSFVMSNSFADQTIAQIELYTNNSQYENQVYRLPKILDEKVARIHVEGLGGTLTELTKEQAEYIGVDVAGPFKPEHYRY; encoded by the coding sequence ATGAACCAGGACGCCAGCCAGGACTTCAAGGTCGCCGAACTGTCGCTGCACGAGGCAGGCCGAAAGCAGATCGATCTGGCCGAGCACGAGATGCCGGGCCTGATGCAGCTGCGCCGTGAATACGCCGAGGAGCAGCCGCTGGCTGGTGCCCGCATTGCCGGCGCGATCCACATGACCACCCAGACTGCGGTGCTCATCGAGACCCTGACGGCGCTCGGGGCCGAGGTGCGCTGGGCGTCCTGCAACATCTTCTCCACCGAGGACCCGGCGGCGGCCGCCATCGTGGTGGGCAAGGACGGCACCCCGGAGGATCCGAAGGGCGTGCCCGTGTTCGCGTGGAAGGGCGAGACCCTCGACGAGTACTGGTGGTGCATGAAGCAGATCTTCAGCTGGGGCGAGCGCGACGGCGCGAAGATCTACCCGAACATGATTCTCGACGACGGCGGTGACGCCACCATGGCCGTGATCAAGGGTGCGGAATTCGAGAACGCGGGCGCGGTCCCGTCGGCGTCCGACACCGACTCGGACGAGCAGGTCGCCTTCTTCGCCATGCTGCGCGAGACGCTGGCGGAGGACGCTTCCAAGTGGACCGAGACCGCCAAGAACGTCAAGGGCGTGACCGAGGAGACCACCACGGGTGTCCACCGCCTGTACCACTTCGCCAACGAAGGCACCCTGCCGTTCCCGGCGATGAACGTCAACGACGCGGTGACCAAGTCCAAGTTCGACAACCGTTACGGCACCCGCCACTCCGTCATCGACGGCCTCAACCGCGGCACCGACATGCTCATCGGCGGCAAGAAAGCGCTCGTCTGCGGCTACGGCGATGTGGGCAAGGGCGTCGCCGAGGCCCTCGACGGCCAGGGCGCGGTCGTGTCCGTCACCGAGGCCGACCCGATCAACGCGCTGCAGGCGCTCATGGACGGCTACAACGTCGTCACCGTCGACGACGCGATCGCGGACGCGGACATCATCATCACCGCCACCGGCAACTTGGGCATCATCACCTTCGACGACATGCTCAAGATGAAGGACCACGCCGTTCTGGGCAATATCGGCCACTTCGACAACGAGATCGACATGGCCTCCCTGCTGCACCGCGAGGACGTCACCCGCCTGAACATCAAGCCGCAGGTCGACCTGTTCACCCTGCCCAGCGGAAATTCCATCATCGTGCTCTCCGAGGGGCGCCTGCTCAACCTGGGCAACGCCACCGGCCATCCGTCGTTCGTGATGTCCAACTCGTTTGCCGATCAGACCATCGCGCAGATCGAGCTGTACACGAACAACAGCCAGTACGAGAACCAGGTGTACCGCCTGCCGAAGATCCTCGACGAGAAGGTGGCACGCATCCACGTCGAAGGTCTCGGCGGCACCCTGACGGAGCTGACCAAGGAACAGGCCGAGTACATCGGCGTTGACGTCGCCGGCCCGTTCAAGCCCGAGCACTACCGCTACTAA
- a CDS encoding DUF4259 domain-containing protein: MSTWDMAIFNEDANVDFLDDIADLDHEDMVEAVRDACLLAMDKDNATEEELLNGQAAATIAAIWAGAPFSAGETADTYPFLRTAAADVDEKLVEAAVAILEDVDSEQDVDQFIEALS, translated from the coding sequence GTGAGCACCTGGGACATGGCCATCTTCAATGAGGATGCCAACGTCGATTTCCTCGACGACATCGCGGACCTCGACCACGAGGACATGGTGGAAGCAGTGCGCGACGCGTGCCTGCTGGCCATGGACAAGGACAACGCCACCGAGGAAGAACTCTTGAACGGCCAGGCCGCGGCCACCATCGCCGCAATCTGGGCGGGAGCGCCGTTCAGTGCCGGCGAGACAGCCGACACGTACCCGTTCCTGCGCACCGCCGCGGCCGACGTGGACGAGAAACTCGTCGAGGCCGCGGTGGCCATCCTCGAAGACGTCGACTCCGAGCAGGATGTCGACCAGTTCATCGAGGCCTTGTCCTGA
- the manA gene encoding mannose-6-phosphate isomerase, class I, with amino-acid sequence MELLTPAMQTYPWGSRTLLAELRGEESPSAAPQAELWFGAHPAAPATVGGVGLDEVIADDPADALGAAVRGEFGDTLPFLLKILAADGPLSIQAHPTAAQARAGFEGENAAGIALDAAERNYKDPNHKPELLVALTRFKALAGLRPARQTLEFFEYLDCPELTRYSAMLHSDNEEEGLRALFTTWISLPRAKRVEVIEGVKGSVDKRSFAGVPSWMGQAARCFVELSEVYPSDVGVLASLLLNYVELAPGEALYLGAGRLHAYVGGMAVEIMANSDNVLRGGLTTKHVDVPELVRITDFSTLLDPRVDARVRDGVCEFDVPARDFRLTRYELAAGDGFDADCSGPAIVLCTSGCVTCGPLELGPSEAAWIPASDPDARVAAGLADSADGAGAEVFYARVTSR; translated from the coding sequence GTGGAGCTGCTCACCCCGGCGATGCAGACGTATCCGTGGGGATCGAGAACCCTTCTAGCGGAGTTGCGCGGGGAGGAATCCCCGTCGGCGGCGCCGCAGGCCGAACTGTGGTTCGGTGCCCATCCGGCGGCACCGGCCACGGTCGGGGGAGTGGGGCTGGACGAAGTCATCGCGGACGACCCCGCCGACGCGCTCGGTGCAGCAGTTCGCGGCGAATTCGGCGACACCCTGCCGTTTCTGCTGAAGATTCTCGCCGCCGACGGCCCGCTTTCCATCCAGGCGCACCCCACCGCGGCGCAAGCCCGCGCCGGTTTTGAAGGGGAGAACGCGGCCGGCATCGCGCTCGATGCCGCGGAACGGAACTACAAAGACCCCAACCACAAGCCAGAGCTGCTCGTCGCCCTGACCCGGTTCAAGGCCCTGGCCGGGCTGCGGCCGGCGCGGCAGACGCTCGAGTTCTTCGAATACCTCGACTGCCCGGAGCTGACCCGGTACTCGGCGATGCTCCACTCGGACAACGAGGAAGAGGGGCTGCGCGCCTTGTTCACCACCTGGATTTCCCTGCCACGCGCCAAGCGGGTGGAAGTGATCGAGGGGGTGAAGGGGAGCGTCGACAAGCGTTCCTTTGCCGGCGTCCCCAGCTGGATGGGCCAGGCCGCGCGCTGCTTCGTGGAATTGTCGGAGGTCTACCCCAGCGATGTCGGTGTGCTGGCGTCGCTGCTGCTCAACTACGTGGAACTTGCACCCGGTGAGGCGCTGTACTTGGGTGCCGGGCGGCTGCACGCCTACGTGGGAGGGATGGCCGTGGAGATCATGGCTAACTCGGATAACGTGCTCCGCGGCGGGCTGACCACCAAGCACGTCGACGTTCCTGAACTGGTGCGCATCACGGACTTCTCCACGCTGCTCGATCCGCGGGTGGACGCCCGGGTGCGCGACGGCGTGTGCGAATTCGACGTGCCCGCCCGCGATTTCCGGCTCACCCGTTACGAGCTTGCCGCCGGGGACGGATTCGACGCGGACTGCTCCGGCCCGGCGATTGTGCTGTGCACATCGGGTTGCGTCACGTGCGGTCCGCTTGAATTGGGCCCGAGTGAGGCGGCGTGGATTCCCGCTTCCGACCCGGATGCGCGCGTGGCAGCGGGTCTGGCCGACAGTGCCGACGGGGCGGGCGCGGAGGTGTTCTACGCGCGGGTGACTTCGCGCTAG
- a CDS encoding phosphomannomutase/phosphoglucomutase, whose product MTEQASQPTNTRTRSREDVEAAIKAYDIRGVVEPADKATVDEDFVFDAGAAFASILRGEGETTVAVGHDMRPSSPALAAAFGRGVVSQGVDVIELGLTSTDELYFAAGVIGCAGAMFTASHNPAQYNGIKLCRTGATPVSQDSGLAEITDMLIDGVPAFDGEPGSVSQRDILGDYANFLRELVPVPSDRALVVAVDAANGMAGHTVPAVLGEEDNLDVRPLYFELDGTFPNHEANPLDPKNLVDLQDFVVKQNADIGLAFDGDADRCFVVDENGDPVSPSAITALVAERTLESSPGATIIYNAITSQAVPELIAQHGGTAVRTRVGHSYIKAEMADKGALFGGEHSAHYYFAEFFNADSGMVAALHVLAALAEQDKPLSELMAQYNRYAASGEVNSEVADQKATMEKVVEAFADRTESVDRLDGVTVSLKGTKAWFNVRASNTEPLLRLNVEAETQDEVDALVDEVLGIIRG is encoded by the coding sequence ATGACTGAACAAGCGTCACAGCCCACCAACACCCGCACACGCTCACGCGAGGATGTGGAGGCCGCGATCAAGGCCTACGACATCCGCGGGGTCGTCGAACCGGCGGACAAGGCCACTGTCGACGAGGACTTCGTCTTCGATGCCGGCGCCGCATTCGCCTCCATCCTGCGCGGGGAAGGGGAGACCACCGTCGCTGTGGGCCACGACATGCGCCCGTCCTCCCCGGCGCTCGCCGCCGCATTCGGCCGCGGCGTGGTCAGCCAGGGCGTGGACGTGATCGAGCTCGGCCTGACATCCACCGACGAGCTGTATTTCGCCGCCGGCGTGATCGGCTGCGCGGGCGCAATGTTCACCGCGTCCCACAACCCGGCCCAGTACAACGGCATCAAGCTGTGCCGGACCGGCGCTACCCCGGTCTCCCAGGACAGCGGCTTGGCGGAGATCACCGACATGCTTATCGACGGCGTGCCGGCCTTCGACGGCGAGCCGGGCTCGGTGAGCCAGCGCGACATTCTGGGCGACTACGCGAACTTCCTGCGCGAGCTCGTCCCGGTCCCCTCCGACCGCGCACTGGTGGTGGCGGTCGACGCCGCCAACGGCATGGCCGGCCACACTGTCCCGGCCGTGCTGGGTGAGGAGGACAACCTAGATGTCCGTCCGCTCTACTTCGAGCTCGACGGGACGTTCCCGAACCACGAGGCCAACCCGCTGGACCCGAAGAACCTGGTGGACCTGCAGGACTTCGTCGTCAAGCAGAATGCGGACATCGGCCTCGCCTTCGACGGCGACGCGGACCGCTGCTTCGTCGTCGACGAGAACGGCGACCCGGTCTCCCCGTCGGCGATCACCGCGCTGGTGGCTGAGCGCACGCTGGAGTCCTCGCCGGGCGCGACGATCATCTACAACGCGATCACTTCTCAGGCCGTTCCGGAGCTGATCGCCCAGCACGGCGGCACCGCGGTGCGTACCCGCGTCGGCCACTCCTACATCAAGGCGGAGATGGCGGACAAGGGCGCGCTGTTCGGTGGCGAGCACTCCGCGCACTACTACTTCGCCGAGTTCTTCAACGCGGACTCCGGCATGGTCGCCGCACTGCACGTGCTCGCGGCCCTCGCCGAGCAGGACAAACCGCTGAGCGAGCTGATGGCGCAGTACAACCGCTACGCCGCCTCCGGCGAGGTCAACTCCGAGGTCGCCGACCAGAAGGCGACGATGGAGAAGGTCGTCGAGGCCTTCGCCGACCGCACGGAGAGCGTCGACCGCCTCGACGGCGTGACCGTCTCCCTGAAGGGCACCAAGGCGTGGTTCAACGTCCGCGCCTCCAACACCGAGCCGTTGCTCCGCCTCAACGTCGAGGCGGAGACCCAGGACGAGGTCGACGCACTCGTGGACGAGGTCCTGGGCATCATCCGCGGGTAG
- a CDS encoding DUF3499 domain-containing protein produces the protein MSTFRRCCRPGCGRPAIATLVYAYSEKTAIVGPLAPSPDPHAWDLCQRHSEHITAPVGWEMVRIDNIELSDEEEITALAQAVSEAGRVTTGLVDTTQDPIEFDNERDFTNPDTSNHPVYRTKRVGEHLAEHKAARRAHLSVVPDPDTEPDTEQGAES, from the coding sequence GTGAGTACCTTCCGTCGTTGCTGTCGCCCCGGCTGTGGCCGCCCCGCCATCGCCACGCTCGTCTACGCGTACTCCGAAAAAACCGCCATCGTCGGCCCGCTCGCACCGTCGCCGGACCCGCACGCCTGGGACCTGTGCCAGCGGCACTCCGAGCACATCACCGCACCAGTCGGGTGGGAGATGGTGCGCATCGACAACATCGAGCTGTCCGACGAAGAGGAGATCACCGCCCTGGCGCAGGCCGTCAGCGAGGCAGGGCGCGTGACCACGGGCCTGGTGGACACAACCCAGGACCCCATCGAATTCGACAACGAGCGCGACTTCACCAACCCGGACACGTCCAACCACCCCGTCTACCGCACCAAGCGCGTCGGCGAGCACCTCGCCGAGCATAAGGCGGCCCGCCGCGCCCACCTGAGCGTCGTGCCGGATCCGGACACCGAACCGGACACCGAACAGGGTGCTGAGTCCTGA
- a CDS encoding metallopeptidase family protein: MNDATTNADHARLPLRRDRHGRGVRGPVMPVAVPRYRSRSMDFDRAVLDAYAPLHNRFLHQLAGVDLAVDTIPRMRLSSDMIMPDEIFADGPVPLGRVLQAGVDRAGNPTRARIVVFRMPVEQRAVNAVERAELLTMVLTALVAHYLNLDPRDIDPSFQY, encoded by the coding sequence ATGAACGACGCGACGACGAACGCCGACCACGCACGACTGCCGCTGCGCCGCGACCGCCACGGCCGCGGTGTGCGCGGCCCCGTCATGCCGGTGGCCGTGCCCCGCTACCGCAGCCGCTCCATGGACTTCGACCGGGCAGTGCTCGACGCGTACGCCCCTCTGCACAACCGCTTCTTGCACCAGCTCGCTGGCGTGGACCTGGCGGTAGACACGATTCCGCGCATGCGGTTGAGTTCCGACATGATCATGCCGGATGAGATCTTCGCCGACGGCCCCGTCCCCCTAGGCCGCGTGCTTCAGGCGGGCGTGGACCGCGCCGGAAACCCGACCCGCGCACGCATCGTGGTTTTCCGGATGCCGGTCGAGCAGCGCGCTGTCAACGCAGTCGAGCGCGCAGAATTACTCACCATGGTGCTCACGGCACTCGTGGCGCATTATCTGAATCTGGATCCGCGGGATATCGACCCGAGCTTCCAGTACTGA
- a CDS encoding WhiB family transcriptional regulator: protein MEDMVSGATLRGAAAGGMTLDELFGTVEQEWQDQALCAQTDPEAFFPEKGGSTREAKRICQACAVRDECLEYALEHDERFGIWGGLSDRERRRLRKQIG, encoded by the coding sequence GTGGAAGACATGGTTTCAGGCGCCACTCTCCGCGGCGCGGCTGCGGGCGGAATGACCCTCGACGAACTGTTCGGCACCGTCGAGCAGGAGTGGCAGGACCAAGCCCTGTGCGCTCAGACCGATCCGGAGGCATTCTTCCCCGAGAAGGGTGGCTCCACGCGCGAGGCGAAGCGCATCTGCCAGGCCTGCGCAGTGCGCGATGAATGCTTGGAGTACGCGCTCGAGCACGATGAGCGATTCGGCATTTGGGGCGGTCTCTCCGACCGTGAGCGCCGCCGCCTGCGCAAGCAGATCGGCTAA
- a CDS encoding NDP-sugar synthase, which translates to MASQPSTVDPSQIDAVVLVGGQGTRLRPLTVSTPKPMLPTAGYPFLAHLLARIKAAGIRHVVMGTSYKAEVFEEYFGDGSEMGLEIEYVVEEEALGTGGAIRNVESHLRYDTAMIFNGDVLSGADLGGILETHQHNEADVTLHLVRVPDPSQFGSVPTAADGRVEAFLEKTEAPPTDQINAGCYVFERDVIRSIPAGRVVSVERETFPGLLKSGARVYGHVDTSYWRDMGRPSDFVQGSSDLVRGIAPSPLLEGRTGEALIDESAGVAGGAILVGGTSVGRGSTIGAGCRLDDCVVFDGVTIEPGAMIRDSIIASGTRIGANARIQDCVIGDGVSIGARCELQGGMRVWPGVDIPDLGVRFSPDA; encoded by the coding sequence ATGGCATCTCAGCCATCCACGGTAGACCCCTCTCAGATCGACGCTGTTGTGCTCGTGGGCGGGCAGGGGACAAGGCTGCGCCCGCTGACGGTGTCCACGCCGAAGCCGATGCTGCCCACCGCCGGCTACCCGTTCCTGGCTCACCTGCTGGCGCGCATCAAGGCCGCGGGGATCCGGCACGTGGTCATGGGCACCTCGTACAAGGCGGAGGTCTTCGAGGAATACTTCGGCGACGGCTCCGAGATGGGCCTGGAGATCGAGTACGTCGTTGAGGAAGAGGCCCTGGGCACCGGCGGCGCGATCCGCAACGTGGAGTCCCACCTGCGCTACGACACCGCCATGATCTTCAACGGCGACGTGCTCTCCGGCGCGGACCTGGGCGGGATCCTGGAAACGCACCAGCACAACGAGGCGGACGTGACGCTGCATTTGGTGCGCGTGCCGGATCCGAGCCAGTTCGGTTCTGTGCCCACTGCCGCCGACGGCCGCGTCGAGGCCTTCCTGGAGAAGACGGAGGCGCCGCCGACCGACCAGATCAACGCTGGCTGCTACGTCTTCGAGCGTGACGTGATCCGTTCGATCCCGGCCGGCCGGGTTGTCTCCGTCGAGCGCGAGACCTTCCCTGGCCTGCTCAAGTCCGGCGCCCGCGTTTACGGCCACGTGGACACGAGCTACTGGCGCGACATGGGCCGCCCGTCCGATTTCGTGCAGGGCTCCTCGGACCTCGTCCGCGGCATTGCGCCGTCCCCGCTGTTGGAGGGGCGCACGGGCGAGGCGCTTATCGACGAATCCGCCGGCGTCGCCGGCGGGGCCATCTTGGTCGGCGGCACTTCTGTGGGCCGCGGGTCCACGATCGGTGCCGGCTGCCGCCTCGACGACTGTGTGGTCTTCGACGGCGTGACCATCGAGCCGGGGGCGATGATCCGCGATTCCATCATCGCCTCCGGCACCCGCATCGGTGCGAATGCCCGCATCCAGGACTGCGTGATCGGCGACGGCGTGAGCATCGGCGCACGCTGCGAGCTACAGGGCGGGATGCGTGTGTGGCCGGGCGTGGATATCCCGGATCTGGGAGTGCGTTTTTCGCCCGACGCGTAG
- a CDS encoding glycosyltransferase family 2 protein, producing the protein MSTTFGRDSAAAGNDAPLAVVTVTFSPGKHLAGLVDTLGGATARDTLMICADNGSTDGVPQAMAARRGDVEFMPTGGNIGYGAAINAAARHLAAARRAGEIDDEYFLIVNPDVEFSPGSLDALLDCAAGHPRAGAVGPRIEELDGTAYPSAREVPTLVTGIGHAVLYPVWPGNPFSKAYKAGENLATVRPAGWLSGSCLLVRWDAFDAIGGFDERYFMYFEDIDFGDRLSRAGWDNIFCPDSVIFHDQGHSAKKHSRVTVPAHHHSAYRFQADRHPHLWQTPIRAVLWLGLKARAVIARACG; encoded by the coding sequence GTGAGTACGACTTTTGGACGAGACTCCGCGGCGGCGGGGAATGATGCCCCGTTGGCTGTGGTCACCGTGACGTTCTCGCCGGGGAAGCACCTGGCGGGGCTCGTCGATACGCTCGGCGGCGCGACCGCGCGCGACACGCTGATGATCTGCGCGGACAACGGCTCCACCGACGGCGTGCCGCAGGCGATGGCCGCCCGGCGCGGGGATGTGGAGTTCATGCCCACCGGTGGGAACATCGGCTACGGTGCGGCGATCAATGCCGCCGCCCGGCATCTGGCCGCCGCGCGTCGCGCAGGGGAGATCGACGACGAGTACTTCCTCATCGTCAACCCCGACGTGGAATTCAGCCCGGGCTCCCTCGATGCCCTGCTGGACTGCGCCGCCGGTCACCCGCGCGCCGGTGCCGTCGGCCCGCGGATCGAGGAGCTCGACGGCACCGCGTACCCGTCCGCGCGGGAAGTGCCCACGCTCGTCACCGGCATCGGGCATGCAGTGCTCTACCCGGTGTGGCCGGGCAACCCCTTCAGTAAGGCGTACAAGGCCGGGGAGAACCTCGCTACCGTGCGCCCTGCGGGCTGGTTGTCCGGCTCCTGCCTGCTTGTGCGCTGGGATGCCTTCGATGCCATCGGCGGATTCGACGAGCGCTACTTCATGTACTTCGAGGACATCGACTTCGGCGACCGTCTCTCCCGTGCCGGCTGGGACAACATCTTCTGCCCAGATTCCGTGATCTTCCACGACCAGGGCCACTCCGCCAAAAAGCACTCGCGCGTGACCGTGCCTGCGCACCACCATTCCGCCTACCGTTTCCAGGCTGACCGCCACCCGCACCTGTGGCAGACCCCCATCCGCGCCGTTTTGTGGCTGGGACTCAAAGCCCGCGCGGTGATCGCCCGGGCGTGCGGCTGA
- a CDS encoding LCP family protein — MSEKYRPVRDIQPAPSRVRDISQSGHPALKTTLAVLSALVILISGLGYYSVGRLGGNLSSSDLSLSDDELDGSDGAVDILLVGSDSRTDAQGNPLSEDELARLNAGEADGELNTDTIMVIRVPNDGSRATAVSIPRDTYIHDSTYGNTKINGVYGQYANAKRKELLADGEKEGKELEEKVAQAAQQGLIDAVADLTGVEVDHYAQVGLLGFVLLTDAVGGVEVCLNAEVDEPLSGAKFPAGRSTLDGTQALAFVRQRHDLPRGDLDRIVRQQVFMASLVNEAISAGTLSNPAKLRELSNAVERSVNVDSGWNVMALLSQMSDLAAGNVSFSTIPVTSVNGVGDYGESIITVDPQQVHDFMDELAREQQQAEGENPGAKNTDADNPGGSGDPVDAAIPAELSSTTLTVLNAGSSAGMAGAVSEFLKEKQLTIESVGNSTPGVYDSSQVVAASADDPAATALAELLGGLPVTVNESLEPGSLIVVTADDYTGPGADEAPQDVTQEDTVGTPGEDFGAAEVGPEFNAGGSGPRCVN, encoded by the coding sequence GTGAGCGAGAAATACCGGCCGGTGCGCGATATCCAGCCGGCCCCGTCGCGTGTGCGGGACATCAGCCAGTCCGGGCACCCGGCGTTGAAGACGACCCTGGCAGTCCTGTCCGCCCTGGTGATCCTCATCTCCGGCCTGGGCTACTACTCCGTGGGCCGGCTCGGCGGGAACCTCTCTTCGTCCGATCTGTCCCTGTCCGACGACGAGCTCGACGGCTCGGACGGTGCGGTGGATATCCTCCTCGTCGGCTCCGATTCGCGCACGGATGCCCAAGGAAACCCGCTGAGCGAGGACGAGTTGGCGCGCCTGAACGCCGGGGAGGCCGACGGCGAGCTGAACACGGACACCATCATGGTCATCCGCGTGCCCAACGACGGCTCCCGGGCCACCGCCGTGTCCATCCCGCGCGACACATACATCCACGATTCGACGTACGGCAACACGAAGATCAACGGCGTGTACGGCCAGTACGCGAATGCCAAGCGCAAAGAGCTTCTCGCCGACGGGGAGAAGGAAGGCAAGGAGCTCGAGGAGAAAGTCGCCCAAGCCGCGCAGCAGGGGCTTATCGACGCCGTCGCCGACCTCACCGGCGTCGAAGTCGACCACTATGCGCAGGTCGGTCTCCTCGGCTTCGTCCTTCTGACCGACGCTGTGGGCGGCGTGGAGGTCTGCCTCAACGCGGAAGTCGACGAGCCGCTCTCCGGCGCGAAATTCCCGGCTGGCCGCTCGACCCTGGACGGTACCCAGGCTCTGGCGTTCGTCCGCCAGCGCCACGATTTGCCCCGCGGTGACCTGGACCGCATCGTGCGCCAGCAGGTCTTCATGGCCTCCCTGGTCAATGAGGCGATCTCGGCCGGCACCCTGTCTAACCCGGCGAAGCTGCGCGAGCTGTCCAACGCGGTGGAGCGCTCCGTCAACGTCGATTCCGGCTGGAACGTCATGGCTCTGCTCAGCCAGATGTCCGACTTGGCGGCCGGCAACGTCTCCTTCTCCACCATCCCGGTCACCTCCGTCAACGGTGTGGGCGACTACGGCGAATCCATCATCACCGTCGACCCGCAGCAGGTCCACGACTTCATGGACGAACTCGCCCGCGAGCAGCAGCAGGCCGAAGGCGAGAACCCCGGTGCCAAGAACACTGACGCCGACAACCCCGGGGGCTCCGGCGACCCCGTTGACGCAGCCATCCCGGCTGAGTTGTCCAGCACAACCCTCACCGTGCTCAACGCCGGCAGCAGCGCCGGCATGGCCGGTGCCGTCTCCGAGTTCCTCAAAGAAAAGCAGCTCACCATTGAGAGCGTGGGCAACTCCACCCCGGGTGTCTACGATTCCTCGCAAGTTGTCGCCGCCTCCGCCGACGACCCGGCCGCCACGGCCTTAGCGGAGCTGCTCGGCGGCCTGCCCGTGACCGTCAACGAGTCGCTCGAACCCGGCTCCCTGATCGTTGTCACCGCGGACGACTACACCGGCCCCGGCGCCGATGAGGCACCCCAGGATGTCACGCAGGAGGACACCGTGGGCACCCCGGGCGAGGACTTCGGCGCCGCCGAGGTCGGCCCCGAGTTCAACGCCGGCGGTTCCGGCCCCCGCTGCGTGAACTAG